In one window of Gossypium hirsutum isolate 1008001.06 chromosome A01, Gossypium_hirsutum_v2.1, whole genome shotgun sequence DNA:
- the LOC107917128 gene encoding cytokinin riboside 5'-monophosphate phosphoribohydrolase LOG5 isoform X3: MEENKAVKSSRFKRVCVFCGSSSGKRNCYRDAALELGKELVSRRLDLVYGGGSVGLMGLVSQEVHRGGGHVLGIIPKTLMSKEQITGETVGEVKPVTDMHQRKAEMARHSDCFIALPELLEVITWAQLGIHDKPVGLINVDGYYNYLLTFLDKAVDDGFIKPSQRHIVVSAPSATELVQKLEEYVPMHDGVVAKASWEAEQLELNSSLQTEIAC; the protein is encoded by the exons ATGGAGGAGAATAAAGCAGTGAAATCCAGCAGGTTCAAAAGGGTTTGTGTGTTTTGTGGAAGCAGCTCCGGTAAGCGAAACTGCTACCGTGATGCTGCACTTGAGCTTGGAAAAGAACTG GTCTCTAGGAGGTTGGATCTTGTTTATGGTGGAGGAAGTGTGGGGTTAATGGGTTTGGTTTCTCAGGAAGTCCACCGAGGTGGTGGTCATGTTTTAGG AATTATCCCCAAAACTCTGATGAGCAAAGAG CAGATAACAGGGGAAACAGTAGGAGAGGTCAAACCTGTCACGGACATGCACCAAAGGAAAGCTGAAATGGCACGGCATTCTGACTGTTTCATCGCCTTACCAG AGTTATTAGAAGTCATAACATGGGCCCAGCTAGGAATCCACGACAAACCT GTCGGGTTGATTAACGTGGATGGCTATTATAATTATCTGCTGACCTTCTTGGACAAAGCCGTGGATGATGGCTTTATTAAACCATCACAACGTCATATCGTCGTCTCTGCTCCCTCTGCAACAGAACTTGTCCAAAAACTTGAG GAATACGTGCCAATGCATGACGGAGTTGTTGCTAAGGCAAGTTGGGAGGCTGAACAATTGGAGCTCAACTCTTCTTTGCAAACTGAAATTGCTTGTTAA
- the LOC107917128 gene encoding cytokinin riboside 5'-monophosphate phosphoribohydrolase LOG5 isoform X4 yields MEENKAVKSSRFKRVCVFCGSSSGKRNCYRDAALELGKELVSRRLDLVYGGGSVGLMGLVSQEVHRGGGHVLGIIPKTLMSKEITGETVGEVKPVTDMHQRKAEMARHSDCFIALPELLEVITWAQLGIHDKPVGLINVDGYYNYLLTFLDKAVDDGFIKPSQRHIVVSAPSATELVQKLEEYVPMHDGVVAKASWEAEQLELNSSLQTEIAC; encoded by the exons ATGGAGGAGAATAAAGCAGTGAAATCCAGCAGGTTCAAAAGGGTTTGTGTGTTTTGTGGAAGCAGCTCCGGTAAGCGAAACTGCTACCGTGATGCTGCACTTGAGCTTGGAAAAGAACTG GTCTCTAGGAGGTTGGATCTTGTTTATGGTGGAGGAAGTGTGGGGTTAATGGGTTTGGTTTCTCAGGAAGTCCACCGAGGTGGTGGTCATGTTTTAGG AATTATCCCCAAAACTCTGATGAGCAAAGAG ATAACAGGGGAAACAGTAGGAGAGGTCAAACCTGTCACGGACATGCACCAAAGGAAAGCTGAAATGGCACGGCATTCTGACTGTTTCATCGCCTTACCAG AGTTATTAGAAGTCATAACATGGGCCCAGCTAGGAATCCACGACAAACCT GTCGGGTTGATTAACGTGGATGGCTATTATAATTATCTGCTGACCTTCTTGGACAAAGCCGTGGATGATGGCTTTATTAAACCATCACAACGTCATATCGTCGTCTCTGCTCCCTCTGCAACAGAACTTGTCCAAAAACTTGAG GAATACGTGCCAATGCATGACGGAGTTGTTGCTAAGGCAAGTTGGGAGGCTGAACAATTGGAGCTCAACTCTTCTTTGCAAACTGAAATTGCTTGTTAA
- the LOC107917128 gene encoding cytokinin riboside 5'-monophosphate phosphoribohydrolase LOG5 isoform X1 produces MEENKAVKSSRFKRVCVFCGSSSGKRNCYRDAALELGKELVSRRLDLVYGGGSVGLMGLVSQEVHRGGGHVLGIIPKTLMSKEQITGETVGEVKPVTDMHQRKAEMARHSDCFIALPGGYGTLEELLEVITWAQLGIHDKPVGLINVDGYYNYLLTFLDKAVDDGFIKPSQRHIVVSAPSATELVQKLEEYVPMHDGVVAKASWEAEQLELNSSLQTEIAC; encoded by the exons ATGGAGGAGAATAAAGCAGTGAAATCCAGCAGGTTCAAAAGGGTTTGTGTGTTTTGTGGAAGCAGCTCCGGTAAGCGAAACTGCTACCGTGATGCTGCACTTGAGCTTGGAAAAGAACTG GTCTCTAGGAGGTTGGATCTTGTTTATGGTGGAGGAAGTGTGGGGTTAATGGGTTTGGTTTCTCAGGAAGTCCACCGAGGTGGTGGTCATGTTTTAGG AATTATCCCCAAAACTCTGATGAGCAAAGAG CAGATAACAGGGGAAACAGTAGGAGAGGTCAAACCTGTCACGGACATGCACCAAAGGAAAGCTGAAATGGCACGGCATTCTGACTGTTTCATCGCCTTACCAG GTGGATATGGAACCCTTGAAGAGTTATTAGAAGTCATAACATGGGCCCAGCTAGGAATCCACGACAAACCT GTCGGGTTGATTAACGTGGATGGCTATTATAATTATCTGCTGACCTTCTTGGACAAAGCCGTGGATGATGGCTTTATTAAACCATCACAACGTCATATCGTCGTCTCTGCTCCCTCTGCAACAGAACTTGTCCAAAAACTTGAG GAATACGTGCCAATGCATGACGGAGTTGTTGCTAAGGCAAGTTGGGAGGCTGAACAATTGGAGCTCAACTCTTCTTTGCAAACTGAAATTGCTTGTTAA
- the LOC107917128 gene encoding cytokinin riboside 5'-monophosphate phosphoribohydrolase LOG5 isoform X2 translates to MEENKAVKSSRFKRVCVFCGSSSGKRNCYRDAALELGKELVSRRLDLVYGGGSVGLMGLVSQEVHRGGGHVLGIIPKTLMSKEITGETVGEVKPVTDMHQRKAEMARHSDCFIALPGGYGTLEELLEVITWAQLGIHDKPVGLINVDGYYNYLLTFLDKAVDDGFIKPSQRHIVVSAPSATELVQKLEEYVPMHDGVVAKASWEAEQLELNSSLQTEIAC, encoded by the exons ATGGAGGAGAATAAAGCAGTGAAATCCAGCAGGTTCAAAAGGGTTTGTGTGTTTTGTGGAAGCAGCTCCGGTAAGCGAAACTGCTACCGTGATGCTGCACTTGAGCTTGGAAAAGAACTG GTCTCTAGGAGGTTGGATCTTGTTTATGGTGGAGGAAGTGTGGGGTTAATGGGTTTGGTTTCTCAGGAAGTCCACCGAGGTGGTGGTCATGTTTTAGG AATTATCCCCAAAACTCTGATGAGCAAAGAG ATAACAGGGGAAACAGTAGGAGAGGTCAAACCTGTCACGGACATGCACCAAAGGAAAGCTGAAATGGCACGGCATTCTGACTGTTTCATCGCCTTACCAG GTGGATATGGAACCCTTGAAGAGTTATTAGAAGTCATAACATGGGCCCAGCTAGGAATCCACGACAAACCT GTCGGGTTGATTAACGTGGATGGCTATTATAATTATCTGCTGACCTTCTTGGACAAAGCCGTGGATGATGGCTTTATTAAACCATCACAACGTCATATCGTCGTCTCTGCTCCCTCTGCAACAGAACTTGTCCAAAAACTTGAG GAATACGTGCCAATGCATGACGGAGTTGTTGCTAAGGCAAGTTGGGAGGCTGAACAATTGGAGCTCAACTCTTCTTTGCAAACTGAAATTGCTTGTTAA